From Amycolatopsis sp. WQ 127309:
GGCCCCCACCGCGGACGCCCAGCCGGAAGCGCCGAAGCCGGTGGCGCAGAAGCCCTACATGGGCTGGAGCAGCTGGAGCCTCGAGTCGACGAACTACCCCGGCGTCAACCCGGCCGGCCCGGCCAGCTGGCTCACCGAAAAGCACGTCCTGCAGCAGGCGGACGTCCTCGCCGCGAAGTTCAAGCAGCACGGCTACACCTACGTCAACATCGACGCCGGCTGGTCGAACTCCTTCGACCAGTACGCCCGCCCGGTGGTCAACCCGGCGACCTTCCCGGACGGCATGGCCTACGTCGCCGACTACGTCCACAAGAAGGGCCTCAAGCTGGGCTCGTACCTGGCGTTCGGCCTGGACCTCAAGGCCTACAACGACGGCAACTCGCCGATCGCGGGCACCACGAACTGCCACACCAAAGACCTCGTCTACCCGGACCTGCGCAAGACCAACGGCTGGGACTCCGCCTACAAGATCGACTTCACGAACCCGTGCGCCCAGTCCTACGTGGACTCGGTGGCGCGGCTGCTGGCCGGCTGGGGCGTCGACTTCCTCAAGCTCGACGGCGTCGGACCCGGCTCCTTCAAGGGCGGCCCGAACTACACCAACACCACCGACGTCGAGGCCTGGCACCAGGCCATCGCCAAGACCGGCCGCCCGATGGAGTTCGTCGTCTCCTGGGCGCTGAGCCACCGCCAGGCCGACGTCTGGAAGGCGAACACGAACGGCTGGCGCGTCGACACGGACGTCGAGTGCTACTGCGACACCCTCGTGACCTGGAACAACTCGGTCAAGCAGCGCTGGAACGACGTCGTGCAGTGGATCCCCGACGCCGGCCCCGGCCACTGGAACAACCTCGACTCCCTCGACGTCGGCAGCGGCAAGATGGACGGCCTCACCGAGGCCGAGCGCCAGAGCTACATGACGCTGTGGGCGATCGAAGCCGCGCCGCTCTACATCGGTGACGACCTGACCCAGCTCGACGACTACGGCGTCAAGCTCCTGACCAACGACGAGGTCATCGCCGTCAACCAGGCCGGGATCCCGGCCAAGCCGGTGAGCCAGACGAGTGACCAGCAGGTCTGGTCGAACCGCAACGCCGACGGCAGCTACACGGTCGCGCTGTTCAACCTGGCCGCGACGCCCGCCCGCGTCACCGCGGACCTCGCGCAGCTCGGCATCACCGGCCCGGTCCAGATCCGCGACCTCTGGTCCCACCAGGACAGCACCGCTTCCGCCGACCTGCCGGTGCACGGCTCGCGCCTGCTGAAGGTCACCCCGCGCGACCGCGACGTGCTGCAGGCGCCGGGTGTCGTGCACGCCACCGGCGTCACCGGCACCAGTGTCTCGCTGGCCTGGGACGCGTCGAAGGGCGCGCAGAACTACGACGTCTTCGCGAACGGTCGCAAGATGACGTCCACCAACACCGCCAACGCGACCGTCGCCGGGCTCAAGCCGTCGACCGCGTACGACTTCACGGTCGTGGCGAACCAGCGGAACGGCCGCCCGTCCGCGCTCAGCAAGAAGTACTCCCTGACGACACCGACAGTCGACGGCCCGAAGACGTACGAGGCGGAGAACGGCACCCCGCAAGGCGGTGCGACCGTCTACGACTGTGCGTGCTCGGGCGGCAAGAAGGTCGGCTACCTCGGCGGCAGCGGCTACGTCGTGCTGCCGGCGGTGACCGTGCCCCAGGCCGGCGTCTACCTGCTGGAGCTGTCCTATGTGGATGGCGACTCCAGCCGGACCGGCATCGTGACGATCAACGGGACGTCGTTCCCGCTGCCCGTCGCCGGGAGCAACGACGACGACTGGAACACGCCGCAGAGCACGACCGTCCAGGTCTGGCTGCAGGCCGGGGCCAACACGGTCCAGATCGGCAACCAGGCCGGGTACGTCTACGACGTCGACAAGATCACCGTCTAGTGGGGTCGGTCGCCCACCGGCGGGACGCGCCGATCGCGTGGCTGCTCATCAGCCCCGCGCTCGCCGGGTTCGCCGTGTTCTTCGCCTACCCGACCCTGCGCGGGCTGTACCTGAGCTTCACCGAGTTCCACGTCCTGTCCGAGCCGCGCTGGATCGGCCTGGGCAACTTCCGGGAACTCTTCGGCGACGCCACGTTCTGGCACTCTCTGGTCGTCACGATCTACTTCGTGACGGT
This genomic window contains:
- a CDS encoding CBM35 domain-containing protein, with amino-acid sequence MAARGRRALGALAGLMVTAGLLTAPTADAQPEAPKPVAQKPYMGWSSWSLESTNYPGVNPAGPASWLTEKHVLQQADVLAAKFKQHGYTYVNIDAGWSNSFDQYARPVVNPATFPDGMAYVADYVHKKGLKLGSYLAFGLDLKAYNDGNSPIAGTTNCHTKDLVYPDLRKTNGWDSAYKIDFTNPCAQSYVDSVARLLAGWGVDFLKLDGVGPGSFKGGPNYTNTTDVEAWHQAIAKTGRPMEFVVSWALSHRQADVWKANTNGWRVDTDVECYCDTLVTWNNSVKQRWNDVVQWIPDAGPGHWNNLDSLDVGSGKMDGLTEAERQSYMTLWAIEAAPLYIGDDLTQLDDYGVKLLTNDEVIAVNQAGIPAKPVSQTSDQQVWSNRNADGSYTVALFNLAATPARVTADLAQLGITGPVQIRDLWSHQDSTASADLPVHGSRLLKVTPRDRDVLQAPGVVHATGVTGTSVSLAWDASKGAQNYDVFANGRKMTSTNTANATVAGLKPSTAYDFTVVANQRNGRPSALSKKYSLTTPTVDGPKTYEAENGTPQGGATVYDCACSGGKKVGYLGGSGYVVLPAVTVPQAGVYLLELSYVDGDSSRTGIVTINGTSFPLPVAGSNDDDWNTPQSTTVQVWLQAGANTVQIGNQAGYVYDVDKITV